From the genome of Vibrio porteresiae DSM 19223, one region includes:
- the kefB gene encoding glutathione-regulated potassium-efflux system protein KefB yields MASTTSDLLQSGAVFLAAAVLTVPLAQRAGLGSVIGYLLAGVAIGPWGLGLINDVDAILHFAEFGVVLLLFLIGLELNPKKLWQMRIPILGLGGAQVIVTTSMLASIISLCGIDWRTSLVIGVGLAMSSTAIALRLLEEHDLSHSETGQTAFSVLLFQDIAVIPVLALMPLLAGNSAMTWLDGIWMLAGIVGLMVGGHYLLNPIFRYIILSGVRELFTIAALLLVIGIALMMEHLGLSMALGAFIAGVLLAESEFRHELEIAVEPFKGLLLGLFFIAVGMSVDLGLLVIEPWFILGSVVSLVVLKGLILYILARIVGTGSKARSNMAAILSQGGEFAFVIFTAARSNQLLTGDQVSLMLVIVSLSMVTTPLLLAGQRRWFARELNQYKEDNLTSDVEDKEPRVIIAGFGRFGQIVGRLMFANKIDVTVLESDASQIRLLRKFGYQVFYGDAANLELLRAAGAEKAEAIVICTDAPDEVMKIVELCQQHFPQLKILARARSRVEAYQLINHEVAGYSRETFLGALDLGRKTLVALGMHPYKAKRAEAHFRRLDTAMLTQLLPYHMEDKKLTLRAKEARQELEEIFGQEMENERNSREHWDQE; encoded by the coding sequence ATGGCATCAACGACAAGTGATTTATTACAAAGTGGCGCCGTGTTTCTTGCTGCTGCCGTATTGACGGTTCCCTTAGCTCAGCGAGCAGGGCTTGGGTCGGTTATTGGCTATTTATTGGCAGGGGTGGCGATTGGTCCATGGGGACTTGGGCTGATTAACGATGTTGATGCCATTTTGCATTTCGCTGAGTTTGGTGTGGTACTGCTGCTCTTTTTAATTGGTCTTGAACTCAACCCGAAAAAGCTGTGGCAAATGCGCATCCCGATACTGGGACTTGGTGGAGCTCAAGTTATTGTCACTACGTCGATGTTAGCCAGCATCATTTCATTGTGTGGTATCGATTGGCGCACTAGCTTAGTGATTGGGGTTGGACTGGCGATGTCCTCGACCGCGATTGCCCTACGCCTACTTGAAGAACATGATCTCTCTCATAGTGAAACTGGGCAAACGGCTTTTTCAGTTTTGCTATTTCAAGATATTGCGGTGATTCCTGTTCTCGCGTTGATGCCTCTGTTAGCCGGTAACTCAGCGATGACTTGGCTTGATGGCATCTGGATGTTAGCTGGCATCGTTGGCCTGATGGTGGGGGGGCATTATCTACTCAACCCGATTTTTCGCTACATCATTTTAAGTGGTGTGCGTGAGCTTTTTACTATCGCTGCTTTGCTGTTGGTGATTGGTATTGCGTTGATGATGGAACATTTGGGTCTATCAATGGCGCTGGGGGCATTCATTGCCGGAGTGCTCTTGGCAGAAAGTGAATTTCGTCATGAGCTGGAAATTGCCGTTGAACCGTTTAAAGGATTGCTATTAGGGCTGTTTTTTATCGCAGTGGGCATGTCTGTTGATTTGGGGCTTTTGGTTATCGAGCCTTGGTTTATTTTAGGTTCCGTCGTCTCGTTAGTGGTACTTAAAGGACTTATTCTCTACATCTTGGCTCGCATTGTCGGAACGGGGTCGAAAGCGCGTAGCAATATGGCGGCCATTTTGAGCCAAGGCGGTGAGTTCGCTTTCGTGATTTTCACGGCTGCGCGATCCAATCAACTGCTGACTGGCGATCAAGTATCGTTGATGTTAGTGATCGTCAGCTTATCAATGGTGACCACACCTTTGCTGTTAGCGGGTCAACGGCGTTGGTTTGCTCGTGAACTTAATCAATACAAAGAAGATAACTTAACGTCTGATGTAGAAGATAAAGAGCCGCGTGTCATCATCGCTGGCTTTGGACGCTTTGGTCAAATTGTTGGTCGGTTAATGTTTGCTAACAAAATCGATGTGACAGTGCTTGAGAGTGATGCCAGCCAAATCCGCTTACTGCGGAAGTTTGGCTATCAGGTGTTTTATGGTGATGCGGCGAATTTGGAATTACTGCGTGCTGCCGGGGCTGAAAAAGCAGAAGCAATTGTGATTTGTACTGATGCCCCAGATGAAGTAATGAAAATTGTAGAGTTGTGTCAGCAGCATTTCCCACAGTTAAAAATCTTGGCACGAGCGCGAAGCCGAGTTGAAGCGTATCAGTTGATCAATCATGAAGTGGCTGGCTATTCGCGAGAGACGTTTTTAGGGGCACTCGACCTTGGGCGTAAAACATTAGTGGCTCTTGGAATGCATCCATATAAAGCAAAACGAGCCGAAGCACATTTTCGCCGCTTAGATACTGCTATGCTGACTCAGCTCTTGCCATACCATATGGAAGATAAAAAACTCACTTTACGAGCGAAAGAAGCACGCCAAGAGTTAGAAGAGATTTTTGGCCAAGAGATGGAGAATGAGCGCAATTCTCGCGAGCATTGGGATCAGGAGTAA
- the crp gene encoding cAMP-activated global transcriptional regulator CRP gives MVLGKPQTDPTLEWFLSHCHIHKYPSKSTLIHAGEKAETLYYIVKGSVAVLIKDEEGKEMILSYLNQGDFIGELGLFEEGQERSAWVRAKSPCEVAEISFKKFRQLIQVNPDILMRLSGQMARRLQVTSQKVGDLAFLDVTGRIAQTLLNLAKQPDAMTHPDGMQIKITRQEIGQIVGCSRETVGRILKMLEEQNLISAHGKTIVVYGTR, from the coding sequence ATGGTTCTAGGTAAACCTCAAACAGACCCAACATTAGAGTGGTTTCTTTCACACTGTCATATTCACAAATACCCATCAAAAAGCACTTTGATTCATGCGGGTGAGAAGGCAGAAACGCTGTATTACATCGTAAAAGGTTCTGTTGCGGTATTAATTAAAGATGAAGAAGGCAAGGAGATGATCCTTTCCTATCTGAATCAGGGTGATTTTATCGGTGAACTTGGTCTTTTCGAAGAAGGTCAAGAACGTAGCGCCTGGGTTCGCGCGAAATCTCCATGTGAAGTAGCTGAAATTTCATTTAAGAAATTCCGTCAGCTAATTCAAGTTAACCCAGACATTCTAATGCGTCTTTCTGGTCAAATGGCACGTCGCCTACAAGTGACCAGCCAAAAAGTGGGCGATTTAGCCTTCCTTGATGTGACTGGCCGTATTGCTCAGACTCTTTTGAATCTAGCAAAACAACCTGATGCAATGACCCACCCAGATGGTATGCAAATTAAAATTACCCGTCAGGAAATTGGTCAAATCGTTGGTTGTTCACGTGAAACGGTTGGTCGTATTCTCAAGATGCTTGAAGAACAAAACCTTATTTCTGCACACGGCAAAACTATCGTCGTGTACGGCACCCGTTAA
- the kefG gene encoding glutathione-regulated potassium-efflux system ancillary protein KefG, with amino-acid sequence MTTPFAQENRLPRVLILYAHPDPEQSIANRILLKKVRELEHVTVVDLYATYPDFFIDIHAEHQRLLAHDVIVFQHPLYMYSCPALLKEWIDTVLGKDFAFGDSSALKGKYWRSVITAGGRKEAFEPLGYNRYSLSELLRPFEMTAALCQMHWIEPLVLYWARNVTDVERYQHAELYRLWLKDPLKD; translated from the coding sequence ATGACAACGCCGTTTGCTCAAGAAAATAGGCTCCCAAGAGTACTGATTTTGTACGCTCACCCCGATCCTGAACAGTCGATCGCTAACCGTATTTTGCTTAAGAAAGTTCGCGAGTTAGAACATGTGACAGTGGTGGATCTCTACGCCACGTATCCCGATTTTTTTATTGATATTCATGCCGAGCACCAACGGTTACTTGCTCATGATGTGATTGTCTTTCAGCACCCACTGTATATGTATTCGTGCCCCGCTTTATTAAAAGAGTGGATAGATACCGTATTGGGCAAGGATTTCGCTTTTGGCGACTCCAGTGCATTGAAGGGGAAATATTGGCGCAGTGTGATTACTGCAGGGGGGAGAAAAGAAGCATTCGAACCTTTGGGGTATAACCGCTACTCGCTGAGTGAACTGTTACGCCCGTTTGAAATGACCGCAGCATTATGCCAAATGCATTGGATTGAGCCATTGGTGCTCTACTGGGCACGCAACGTAACAGACGTAGAGCGTTATCAACATGCAGAGTTATACCGTTTGTGGCTAAAGGACCCGTTGAAGGATTAA
- a CDS encoding TIGR02444 family protein, with product MTQEHARTSLTLERLWQFSLQYYSVREVKEACLSLQNQFHGNVNLLLLLKWLDEEQLTFTTEQWPIVSDCLGRSEALLHQFRELRRKLKGHVTDPLYREALQFELHLEKQQQSDLVECITQLTLTPTQQPELCQRYCRQLGADKLTAIFAKPAHSQQKNP from the coding sequence ATGACCCAAGAGCATGCACGAACTTCACTGACATTGGAAAGATTGTGGCAATTCAGTCTGCAATACTACAGTGTGCGAGAAGTAAAAGAGGCATGCTTAAGTCTACAAAACCAGTTCCATGGTAACGTCAATTTGCTCTTACTGCTGAAATGGCTGGATGAAGAGCAATTGACTTTCACGACCGAACAATGGCCAATCGTCTCCGATTGCCTTGGACGGTCGGAAGCGTTATTGCACCAGTTTCGCGAGTTGCGCCGTAAGCTCAAAGGGCATGTAACCGATCCTTTGTATCGCGAAGCCTTGCAATTTGAGCTGCACCTAGAAAAACAGCAACAATCGGATTTGGTCGAGTGTATTACTCAGCTAACGTTAACCCCAACTCAGCAACCTGAACTTTGCCAGCGATATTGCCGACAATTGGGCGCAGATAAACTCACCGCCATTTTTGCTAAACCAGCGCACTCACAACAGAAAAATCCTTAG
- a CDS encoding phosphoribulokinase: MSAKHPIIAVTGSSGAGTTTTSEAFRKMFNMMSVRPAWVEGDSFHRFTRPEMDVEIRKAREQGRHISYFGPQANDFPTLEEFFRQYGKDGTGQIRRYLHTFDEAVPYNQMPGTFTPWQDLPENTDVLFYEGLHGGVVDGEVNVAQHVDFLIGMVPIVNLEWIQKYVRDTRDRGHSREAVMDSIVRSMDDYLNYITPQFSRTHINFQRVPTVDTSNPLNAKGIPSLDESFVVIRLRGIKNVDFPYLLAMIDGSFMSRHNTIVVPGGKMGFAMELIVRPILQQLIDSGKIG; the protein is encoded by the coding sequence ATGTCAGCGAAACATCCTATTATTGCCGTTACAGGTTCTTCCGGTGCTGGAACAACGACGACATCTGAAGCGTTCCGCAAAATGTTTAACATGATGTCAGTAAGACCTGCTTGGGTTGAAGGTGATAGTTTTCACCGATTTACGCGCCCAGAAATGGACGTTGAAATTCGAAAAGCACGCGAGCAAGGTCGTCATATCAGTTATTTTGGCCCACAAGCCAATGACTTTCCCACGTTAGAAGAGTTCTTTCGTCAATACGGGAAAGATGGCACCGGCCAAATTCGCCGTTATCTCCATACGTTTGATGAAGCTGTACCTTACAACCAAATGCCAGGTACCTTTACACCTTGGCAAGATTTACCCGAAAACACCGATGTGCTGTTTTACGAAGGGTTGCATGGTGGCGTAGTCGATGGAGAGGTAAACGTGGCGCAACATGTTGATTTTTTGATCGGCATGGTACCCATCGTTAACCTTGAATGGATTCAAAAGTATGTCCGAGATACACGCGATAGAGGTCATTCTCGTGAAGCCGTGATGGATTCTATTGTTCGCTCGATGGATGATTACCTCAATTACATCACGCCACAGTTTTCTCGTACGCACATCAACTTTCAACGTGTTCCGACGGTCGACACATCCAACCCACTAAATGCGAAAGGCATTCCAAGTTTAGACGAAAGTTTTGTTGTTATACGCCTTCGCGGCATAAAAAACGTCGATTTCCCCTATCTGCTCGCTATGATAGATGGATCATTTATGTCACGGCATAACACCATTGTCGTTCCTGGCGGGAAAATGGGGTTTGCGATGGAATTGATTGTGCGTCCGATACTGCAACAACTGATAGACAGCGGCAAAATTGGTTAA
- a CDS encoding hydrolase — protein MSDFLPPFGLTNPHLQTLLPRALRRHPLFEPTWQTLDTPDGDFLDLAWSETPEQVRNNDKPIFVLFHGLEGSFSSPYANGLMHAFATQGWNSVLMHFRGCSGRPNRLARAYHSGETSDARWVLEYIRQHYPNRIVIAAGVSLGGNMLVNYLAEYADDPIVQAATIISAPLDLASCSDRIEIGFSKVYRDYLMRSLKSNALLKIELLHQQLGIDAEQIKQLRRLRDFDDLITAPLHGFSDAQDYYQRCSGLAKLPQISVPTLLLQAKDDPFMTDKVIPTFPLPAHVEYRLLAHGGHVGFVSGSLFKPQYWLEEYLPKHFQHWVSHAN, from the coding sequence ATGTCTGACTTTTTGCCACCTTTTGGGCTAACCAATCCCCATCTTCAAACGCTACTACCCAGAGCACTGCGTCGACATCCGTTGTTTGAGCCAACTTGGCAAACATTGGATACGCCGGATGGTGATTTTCTCGATTTAGCTTGGAGTGAAACACCAGAGCAAGTGCGTAACAATGACAAACCCATTTTTGTTTTGTTTCATGGTCTAGAAGGCAGCTTTTCCAGCCCATACGCTAATGGGTTGATGCACGCATTTGCCACACAAGGTTGGAACTCGGTACTGATGCATTTTAGAGGTTGTAGTGGTCGCCCAAACCGCCTCGCTCGCGCTTATCATTCGGGTGAAACCTCCGATGCGCGCTGGGTGCTCGAGTATATTCGCCAACACTACCCTAATCGAATCGTTATTGCAGCGGGTGTCTCATTAGGCGGCAACATGCTAGTGAACTACTTAGCTGAATATGCTGACGATCCGATAGTGCAAGCAGCGACAATTATCTCTGCACCGTTAGACTTGGCATCATGCTCCGATCGTATCGAAATAGGCTTTTCCAAGGTCTATCGCGATTACTTAATGCGCTCGTTAAAAAGTAATGCGTTACTGAAAATCGAACTGCTGCACCAGCAACTGGGTATTGATGCTGAACAAATCAAGCAGCTGCGCCGTTTACGTGACTTTGATGATTTAATTACAGCTCCGCTCCATGGTTTTTCTGATGCCCAAGATTACTATCAGCGCTGTTCTGGTTTGGCTAAATTACCCCAGATTTCGGTTCCAACACTATTGCTGCAAGCCAAAGATGATCCCTTTATGACCGATAAGGTGATACCCACTTTTCCACTTCCTGCGCATGTGGAATATCGTCTGCTTGCTCATGGTGGTCATGTGGGTTTTGTCAGTGGTTCATTATTCAAACCACAATATTGGCTTGAAGAGTACTTACCAAAGCACTTTCAACATTGGGTTAGTCACGCTAATTAG
- a CDS encoding YheV family putative zinc ribbon protein: MKQKKRFIAGASCPTCHSQDTLRWWIENNIELVECVECGYSEQRKPKSMEEAGRASEQMIGIFKPE; this comes from the coding sequence GTGAAACAAAAAAAGCGCTTTATTGCCGGGGCGAGTTGTCCTACCTGCCATTCACAGGATACACTTCGCTGGTGGATCGAAAATAATATCGAACTGGTTGAATGTGTCGAATGTGGCTATTCTGAACAGCGCAAACCTAAATCGATGGAAGAAGCGGGTCGAGCCAGTGAACAGATGATCGGAATTTTTAAGCCAGAGTAA
- a CDS encoding ABC transporter ATP-binding protein, translating into MIIFSDIQLLRGGKPLLDGASATIHPGDKVGLVGKNGCGKSTLFALLKDELSIDAGSLNFPSNWELAWVAQETPALERSALDYVIDGDREYRELERQLLQAEADDNGNLVAELHGKIETVGGYSIQARAAELLNGLGFSQEQMQWNLTQFSGGWRMRLNLAQALLCRSDLLLLDEPTNHLDLDAVMWLERWLQSYPGTLVVISHDRDFLDPIVGRIIHIENQKMNEYTGNYSSFEGQRAQKMMQQQASFEKQQKQMAHMQSYIDRFRYKASKARQAQSRIKALEKLEKVLPAQFDNPFSFEFRVPDALPNPILMMDQVSAGYGDHLILDKIRLNLVPGSRIGLLGRNGAGKSTLIKLLSGDLKPQGGDLTYSQGVKIGYFAQHQLETLHPEETPLQHMMQIAPDQTEQQLRDYLGSFGFQGDKALDPVGPFSGGEKARLVLALLVWQKPNLLLLDEPTNHLDLDMRQALTLALQSYEGAMVIVSHDRYLLRATTDDLYLVHDHQVAPFDGDLLDYYKWLTDHQKALRKEVATQSNPNKDNSNSAAAKKEQKRRDAEFRTLTAPIRKKITQLETKLEKLNAVISDVENQLAESSLYEAANKAKLTELLALQASSKSQLEDVEMEWMAEQETLEAMEQEFNS; encoded by the coding sequence ATGATTATCTTCTCTGACATTCAGTTACTCCGTGGCGGAAAACCACTACTTGATGGTGCATCGGCAACGATTCATCCGGGCGATAAAGTTGGCCTAGTCGGTAAAAACGGCTGTGGCAAATCAACCCTATTCGCTTTGCTGAAAGATGAACTCTCTATCGACGCTGGTTCACTGAACTTCCCATCAAACTGGGAATTGGCTTGGGTGGCACAAGAAACCCCAGCACTAGAACGCTCTGCATTAGATTATGTGATCGACGGAGATCGAGAATATCGTGAACTAGAACGCCAGCTTCTGCAGGCTGAAGCCGACGACAATGGCAACTTGGTGGCTGAACTGCACGGAAAAATTGAAACCGTAGGCGGCTACAGTATTCAGGCGCGCGCAGCAGAACTGCTTAATGGCCTCGGTTTTAGCCAAGAACAGATGCAGTGGAATCTGACTCAATTTTCCGGTGGTTGGCGTATGCGCCTTAACTTGGCTCAAGCGCTACTTTGTCGTTCAGACTTGCTGCTCCTCGACGAACCAACCAACCACTTAGACCTCGACGCGGTAATGTGGCTAGAACGTTGGTTACAAAGCTATCCAGGCACACTGGTCGTTATTTCCCACGACCGTGATTTTCTTGATCCCATCGTTGGACGCATTATCCATATCGAAAACCAAAAGATGAATGAGTACACCGGTAACTACTCCTCTTTTGAAGGCCAACGCGCGCAAAAAATGATGCAACAGCAGGCATCGTTTGAGAAACAACAGAAACAGATGGCGCACATGCAAAGCTACATCGATCGTTTCCGTTACAAAGCTTCCAAAGCGCGCCAAGCACAAAGCCGTATTAAAGCACTCGAAAAACTCGAGAAAGTATTACCAGCTCAGTTTGATAACCCATTTAGCTTTGAGTTTAGAGTGCCAGATGCGCTACCAAACCCAATTTTGATGATGGATCAAGTCAGCGCGGGTTATGGTGATCATCTGATTCTCGATAAGATCCGCCTTAACCTAGTTCCTGGCAGCCGAATCGGTTTGCTCGGGCGTAACGGTGCGGGTAAATCAACGCTGATCAAACTGCTGTCTGGTGATTTAAAACCGCAAGGTGGCGACCTAACTTATTCACAAGGTGTGAAAATTGGTTACTTTGCTCAGCATCAGTTGGAAACGCTTCATCCAGAAGAGACGCCTCTGCAACACATGATGCAAATCGCGCCAGACCAAACCGAGCAACAATTGCGTGATTACCTAGGTAGTTTTGGTTTCCAAGGTGATAAAGCCTTAGATCCTGTTGGACCTTTCTCGGGCGGTGAAAAAGCGCGTCTCGTGTTAGCTTTATTGGTATGGCAAAAACCAAACCTATTGCTGCTTGATGAACCAACCAACCACCTTGATCTCGACATGCGTCAAGCGCTGACTTTAGCACTACAAAGTTACGAAGGTGCCATGGTAATCGTCAGCCACGACCGCTACTTATTGCGCGCAACCACCGATGATCTTTACCTAGTCCATGATCACCAGGTTGCTCCTTTTGATGGTGATTTATTAGATTACTACAAGTGGTTAACTGATCATCAAAAGGCCCTACGCAAAGAAGTAGCGACCCAAAGTAATCCTAATAAGGACAACAGTAATAGCGCGGCAGCGAAAAAAGAACAGAAACGTCGTGACGCTGAATTTCGTACGTTAACGGCTCCAATACGTAAAAAGATCACTCAGTTAGAAACCAAATTGGAAAAACTCAATGCGGTTATTTCTGATGTCGAAAACCAGTTAGCTGAATCCAGTCTGTATGAAGCGGCAAATAAAGCTAAACTAACAGAACTACTTGCTCTTCAAGCCAGCAGCAAATCTCAGCTAGAAGATGTTGAAATGGAATGGATGGCAGAACAGGAAACGCTCGAAGCTATGGAACAGGAATTTAATAGTTAA
- the astD gene encoding succinylglutamate-semialdehyde dehydrogenase: MTQWIAGQWIEGQGEAFASISPYQGDVLWQGFGATLSQVELAVQAAREALVAWKALSFSERETLVLKFADTVKDNSELIAQTIAQETGKPLWETRTEAAAMAGKAAISIRAYQERTGERAKEVNGNQVVLRHRPIGVMAVFGPYNFPCHLPNGHIIPALLAGNTVVFKPSEQTPLSGELMVRLWQKAGLPDGVLNLVQGAKETGIALAQSKGIDGLLFTGSAATGQLLHRQFAGQPGKMLALEMGGNNPLVISEAFGELDAAIYTIIQSAFISAGQRCTCARRLFVPIGDKGDELLVRLVSATQKLRIDQPFAHPEPFMGTLISVHAAQSIVAAQAHLETLGGEILLEAKNTHAAFVTPGIIDVSSIEELPDEEYFGPLLQVIRYQDLKQAVTEANNTRFGLSAGLISTQDDEWQYFIDHIRAGIVNRNRQLTGASSDAPFGGPGASGNLRPSAYYAADYCAYPMASMEGECAELPAQLSPGIEL, translated from the coding sequence ATGACTCAGTGGATTGCAGGACAGTGGATTGAAGGTCAAGGCGAAGCATTTGCGTCCATCAGTCCTTATCAAGGGGATGTGTTGTGGCAGGGGTTTGGTGCCACCTTGTCTCAAGTTGAGTTAGCGGTACAAGCGGCGCGCGAAGCTTTGGTGGCGTGGAAGGCGCTTTCGTTTTCTGAGCGAGAAACATTGGTGCTTAAGTTTGCGGATACCGTCAAGGATAACAGTGAGCTGATTGCTCAGACCATTGCTCAAGAAACGGGTAAGCCGCTGTGGGAGACACGTACTGAAGCTGCTGCTATGGCAGGTAAGGCCGCCATCTCGATTCGCGCTTATCAAGAGAGAACCGGCGAGCGCGCCAAAGAGGTGAATGGTAATCAGGTCGTGCTGCGTCATAGGCCTATTGGTGTCATGGCAGTATTTGGACCTTATAACTTTCCTTGTCATTTGCCCAACGGTCATATTATTCCCGCTTTGCTTGCAGGTAATACTGTGGTGTTTAAACCCTCAGAGCAAACGCCCTTAAGCGGAGAGTTGATGGTAAGACTGTGGCAGAAAGCTGGCTTACCTGATGGGGTATTGAACTTGGTTCAAGGAGCAAAAGAGACGGGCATTGCCTTAGCTCAATCTAAAGGGATTGATGGTTTGCTGTTCACTGGTAGCGCGGCAACTGGGCAGTTACTGCATCGTCAGTTTGCAGGGCAACCAGGAAAGATGCTGGCGCTAGAGATGGGTGGCAATAATCCACTCGTGATCTCCGAAGCGTTTGGTGAGTTAGACGCTGCCATTTATACGATTATTCAATCGGCATTTATCAGTGCGGGGCAACGTTGTACCTGCGCTCGTAGGTTATTTGTACCTATTGGTGATAAAGGTGATGAGCTTTTGGTGCGATTAGTTTCAGCAACTCAGAAACTGCGCATCGATCAGCCTTTTGCCCACCCCGAACCGTTTATGGGAACCTTAATTTCTGTTCATGCTGCGCAAAGTATTGTGGCTGCGCAGGCGCATCTTGAAACCTTAGGCGGTGAGATTTTACTTGAGGCGAAGAACACTCATGCGGCGTTTGTGACCCCAGGGATTATCGATGTTTCCTCTATTGAAGAGTTACCTGATGAAGAGTATTTCGGACCATTACTGCAAGTGATTCGTTATCAAGATTTAAAGCAGGCGGTGACGGAAGCCAACAATACTCGCTTTGGACTTTCTGCGGGGCTTATTTCGACTCAAGATGATGAGTGGCAGTATTTCATTGACCACATTCGCGCCGGCATTGTTAACCGCAATCGACAGCTGACGGGGGCGAGCAGTGATGCACCATTTGGTGGTCCGGGGGCATCCGGTAATTTGCGCCCAAGTGCCTATTATGCCGCGGATTATTGTGCTTATCCGATGGCATCAATGGAAGGGGAGTGCGCTGAATTACCCGCGCAGTTAAGTCCAGGTATTGAGTTATGA
- a CDS encoding YheU family protein, which produces MNIPWQQIAPETLDNLIREFVLREGTDYGTHEVSLDTKVEQVKKQIQAGEAIIVYSELHETVDIKLRHA; this is translated from the coding sequence ATGAACATCCCTTGGCAACAAATTGCCCCAGAAACACTCGATAACTTGATTCGCGAATTTGTTCTGCGTGAAGGCACCGATTACGGTACCCACGAAGTCTCTCTCGACACTAAGGTCGAGCAGGTAAAAAAACAAATACAAGCAGGTGAAGCAATCATTGTTTACTCAGAATTACATGAAACAGTAGACATAAAACTACGCCACGCATAA
- a CDS encoding DUF1338 domain-containing protein, translating into MSAVQLFDHLWQDYITRLCPSADKVHQLLQENEPLINDHIALRTFRSPQLGLEVLMQPFLAEGYQVGGEYRFVAKKLYARHLQHPDPKLPKVFISELLVGELSMPAQKLIHQLLDSVPQVTVPSFLWQGRPWSLTYTDYQILAAESEYAGWLAAHGYGANHFTVSVNQLRAFEEVTQVNAHLRSHGFAINEAGGEVKGSPEVLLEQSSTLADKVEVSFDDVTAMIPGGFYEFAKRYVMSDGNLYQGFVEASADKIFESTHRQ; encoded by the coding sequence ATGAGTGCTGTCCAACTGTTTGATCATTTGTGGCAAGATTACATTACCCGTTTGTGTCCATCGGCGGACAAAGTTCACCAATTGCTGCAAGAAAACGAACCATTAATCAATGACCACATTGCCTTACGCACGTTTCGCAGTCCACAACTCGGTTTAGAGGTGCTGATGCAGCCTTTTCTTGCCGAAGGTTATCAAGTTGGCGGCGAATATCGTTTTGTTGCCAAAAAGCTATATGCCCGTCATTTACAACATCCAGATCCCAAGTTACCTAAAGTCTTTATCAGTGAACTGCTAGTGGGTGAACTGAGTATGCCAGCACAAAAGCTGATTCATCAATTGCTTGATTCGGTTCCTCAAGTCACTGTGCCATCGTTTTTGTGGCAAGGAAGACCTTGGTCTTTAACTTACACCGATTACCAAATTTTGGCTGCAGAAAGCGAATACGCGGGTTGGTTAGCGGCGCACGGCTATGGAGCGAATCACTTCACCGTGAGTGTTAATCAACTGAGAGCGTTTGAAGAGGTGACGCAGGTTAATGCGCATTTACGCAGTCACGGTTTTGCCATTAATGAAGCTGGGGGAGAGGTCAAAGGTTCTCCTGAGGTGTTGCTTGAGCAATCCTCTACCTTGGCCGACAAGGTTGAAGTGAGCTTTGATGATGTCACGGCCATGATTCCCGGTGGCTTTTATGAGTTTGCTAAGCGCTATGTCATGAGTGACGGCAACTTATATCAAGGGTTTGTTGAAGCGTCAGCAGATAAAATCTTTGAAAGTACTCACCGACAGTAA